A single window of Drosophila suzukii chromosome 3, CBGP_Dsuzu_IsoJpt1.0, whole genome shotgun sequence DNA harbors:
- the LOC108017616 gene encoding uncharacterized protein isoform X3: MAGRRHLLLVLLLVLQLIATTPASRSLSVNGNNIWRRVRLVTSQETDRNAYQVLKPSSRNATSTSSTTSTSTSTSTTTSTTTTTPAAPHSQRSAKQLDLNFPGGNVSSAARLEMSTEFFVVPTLSSSSSSSTTSSTTAATPRRSLGAKARAAGTTGRAPPGGHSNSTPPSIVSTHLPFAGLRKEPWVVPVLVLATLTMLMMAAFEIFVLFKAWRTSPSRRHLFLGQMLLLGLFACASLGAVITAQPTLLSCGAIRFGVGVSYALVFAALLVKCVFLISLNGGVYLPAPYQGLLLLFALLIQVAIGGQWLLTQPPEVYTTSVPVMGSGFLSTTVASQTNYSALFYPTSYTTLDGTPEIYTRIAAVSTVLIPLCKTQFSELLFSLIYIVFLIVFIAVLAIKSRGIRDNYREATYIGLAIGGAIPIWLGWMLCGLAVAERHKDACVAFGLVATSATVFLVMFMPKGRQLAAMGKEGLYVEDREEQFSSLSRAGSGYSPSFFHFKPIKYGVMSGCGLPNSASNTGQGLSSKHCSSANNGGGMFIRPDETNLYTTLEPTLSSNPNVYFQRSGAVHPGILY, translated from the exons ATGGCCGGCAGACGCCACCTGCTGCTCGTCCTGCTGCTGGTCCTGCAGCTGATCGCCACCACGCCGGCGTCGCGGAGCCTCAGCGTGAATGGCAACAACATTTGGCGGCGGGTGCGCCTGGTGACCAGCCAGGAGACCGACCGCAACGCCTACCAGGTGCTCAAGCCGAGTAGCCGGAATGCCACCAGTACCAGCTCCACCACAAGTACCAGTACCAGTACGAGTaccaccaccagcaccaccaccaccactcCGGCAGCTCCCCATTCCCAGCGTTCTGCCAAACAATTGGATCTCAACTTTCCGGGCGGCAATGTCTCGAGTGCCGCCCGCCTGGAAATGTCCACGGAATTCTTTGTGGTGCCCACGCTGTCCTCCAGTAGTTCCAGCAGCACCACTTCCAGCACCACGGCAGCCACGCCACGGCGTAGTTTGGGGGCCAAGGCGCGGGCAGCCGGCACCACCGGACGGGCGCCTCCGGGGGGCCACTCCAACAGCACCCCGCCCAGCATAGTGTCCACCCACCTGCCCTTCGCAGGACTGCGGAAGGAGCCGTGGGTGGTGCCCGTGCTGGTTCTGGCCACCCTCACCATGCTCATGATGGCCGCCTTCGAGATCTTCGTGCTCTTCAAGGCCTGGCGGACGTCGCCCTCGCGGCGACACCTCTTCCTGGGCCAGATGCTGCTCCTCGGGCTGTTCGCCTGCGCCAGCTTGGGGGCCGTCATCACGGCGCAGCCCACGCTGCTCAGCTGCGGGGCAATCCGCTTCGGGGTGGGCGTGTCCTACGCCCTGGTCTTCGCCGCCCTGCTGGTCAAGTGCGTCTTCCTGATCAGCCTGAACGGAGGCGTCTACCTGCCGGCGCCCTACCAGGGCCTGCTGCTCCTCTTCGCGCTGCTCATCCAGGTGGCCATCGGGGGTCAGTGGCTGCTCACCCAGCCACCGGAGGTGTACACCACGAGTGTGCCCGTCATGGGCAGCGGCTTCCTGAGCACCACCGTGGCCTCGCAGACCAACTACTCGGCGCTGTTCTACCCCACGTCCTACACCACGCTGGACGGCACTCCGGAGATCTACACCCGGATAGCGGCGGTCAGCACCGTGCTGATCCCGCTCTGCAAGACCCAGTTCTCGGAGCTGCTCTTCTCGCTGATCTACATCGTCTTCCTGATCGTCTTCATCGCTGTGCTGGCCATCAAGTCGCGGGGCATCCGGGACAACTACCGGGAGGCCACCTACATCGGCCTGGCCATCGGGGGAGCCATCCCCATCTGGCTGGGATGGATGCTGTGCGGACTGGCCGTGGCCGAGCGGCACAAGGACGCCTGCGTGGCCTTTGGCCTGGTGGCCACCTCCGCCACCGTCTTCCTGGTGATGTTCATGCCCAAGGGACGGCAGCTGGCGGCCATGGGCAAGGAGGGCCTCTACGTGGAGGACCGCGAGGAGCAGTTCAGCTCGCTGAGCCGCGCCGGGTCCGGCTACTCGCCCTCGTTCTTCCACTTCAAGCCCATCAAGTACGGCGTGATGAGTGGCTGCGGACTGCCCAACTCGGCCTCCAACACGGGCCAGGGACTCAGCTCCAAGCACTGCTCCAGTGCCAACAACGGAGGTG GCATGTTTATACGACCCGACGAAACGAATCTCTACACGACGCTGGAGCCCACGTTGAGCAGCAACCCGAATGTGTACTTCCAGCGCAGCGGGGCCGTTCATCCCGGCATACTGTACTGA
- the LOC108017616 gene encoding uncharacterized protein isoform X1 has translation MAGRRHLLLVLLLVLQLIATTPASRSLSVNGNNIWRRVRLVTSQETDRNAYQVLKPSSRNATSTSSTTSTSTSTSTTTSTTTTTPAAPHSQRSAKQLDLNFPGGNVSSAARLEMSTEFFVVPTLSSSSSSSTTSSTTAATPRRSLGAKARAAGTTGRAPPGGHSNSTPPSIVSTHLPFAGLRKEPWVVPVLVLATLTMLMMAAFEIFVLFKAWRTSPSRRHLFLGQMLLLGLFACASLGAVITAQPTLLSCGAIRFGVGVSYALVFAALLVKCVFLISLNGGVYLPAPYQGLLLLFALLIQVAIGGQWLLTQPPEVYTTSVPVMGSGFLSTTVASQTNYSALFYPTSYTTLDGTPEIYTRIAAVSTVLIPLCKTQFSELLFSLIYIVFLIVFIAVLAIKSRGIRDNYREATYIGLAIGGAIPIWLGWMLCGLAVAERHKDACVAFGLVATSATVFLVMFMPKGRQLAAMGKEGLYVEDREEQFSSLSRAGSGYSPSFFHFKPIKYGVMSGCGLPNSASNTGQGLSSKHCSSANNGGDRVALVTAAPPSYTRMYHYFPAHLSPHPFCYYPPAPPPPLPPQPPPPQQAAPPTLTPLTLKQLGNSLTSMTQAAQLAKTLRYAPGMFIRPDETNLYTTLEPTLSSNPNVYFQRSGAVHPGILY, from the exons ATGGCCGGCAGACGCCACCTGCTGCTCGTCCTGCTGCTGGTCCTGCAGCTGATCGCCACCACGCCGGCGTCGCGGAGCCTCAGCGTGAATGGCAACAACATTTGGCGGCGGGTGCGCCTGGTGACCAGCCAGGAGACCGACCGCAACGCCTACCAGGTGCTCAAGCCGAGTAGCCGGAATGCCACCAGTACCAGCTCCACCACAAGTACCAGTACCAGTACGAGTaccaccaccagcaccaccaccaccactcCGGCAGCTCCCCATTCCCAGCGTTCTGCCAAACAATTGGATCTCAACTTTCCGGGCGGCAATGTCTCGAGTGCCGCCCGCCTGGAAATGTCCACGGAATTCTTTGTGGTGCCCACGCTGTCCTCCAGTAGTTCCAGCAGCACCACTTCCAGCACCACGGCAGCCACGCCACGGCGTAGTTTGGGGGCCAAGGCGCGGGCAGCCGGCACCACCGGACGGGCGCCTCCGGGGGGCCACTCCAACAGCACCCCGCCCAGCATAGTGTCCACCCACCTGCCCTTCGCAGGACTGCGGAAGGAGCCGTGGGTGGTGCCCGTGCTGGTTCTGGCCACCCTCACCATGCTCATGATGGCCGCCTTCGAGATCTTCGTGCTCTTCAAGGCCTGGCGGACGTCGCCCTCGCGGCGACACCTCTTCCTGGGCCAGATGCTGCTCCTCGGGCTGTTCGCCTGCGCCAGCTTGGGGGCCGTCATCACGGCGCAGCCCACGCTGCTCAGCTGCGGGGCAATCCGCTTCGGGGTGGGCGTGTCCTACGCCCTGGTCTTCGCCGCCCTGCTGGTCAAGTGCGTCTTCCTGATCAGCCTGAACGGAGGCGTCTACCTGCCGGCGCCCTACCAGGGCCTGCTGCTCCTCTTCGCGCTGCTCATCCAGGTGGCCATCGGGGGTCAGTGGCTGCTCACCCAGCCACCGGAGGTGTACACCACGAGTGTGCCCGTCATGGGCAGCGGCTTCCTGAGCACCACCGTGGCCTCGCAGACCAACTACTCGGCGCTGTTCTACCCCACGTCCTACACCACGCTGGACGGCACTCCGGAGATCTACACCCGGATAGCGGCGGTCAGCACCGTGCTGATCCCGCTCTGCAAGACCCAGTTCTCGGAGCTGCTCTTCTCGCTGATCTACATCGTCTTCCTGATCGTCTTCATCGCTGTGCTGGCCATCAAGTCGCGGGGCATCCGGGACAACTACCGGGAGGCCACCTACATCGGCCTGGCCATCGGGGGAGCCATCCCCATCTGGCTGGGATGGATGCTGTGCGGACTGGCCGTGGCCGAGCGGCACAAGGACGCCTGCGTGGCCTTTGGCCTGGTGGCCACCTCCGCCACCGTCTTCCTGGTGATGTTCATGCCCAAGGGACGGCAGCTGGCGGCCATGGGCAAGGAGGGCCTCTACGTGGAGGACCGCGAGGAGCAGTTCAGCTCGCTGAGCCGCGCCGGGTCCGGCTACTCGCCCTCGTTCTTCCACTTCAAGCCCATCAAGTACGGCGTGATGAGTGGCTGCGGACTGCCCAACTCGGCCTCCAACACGGGCCAGGGACTCAGCTCCAAGCACTGCTCCAGTGCCAACAACGGAGGTG ATCGGGTTGCTTTGGTCACCGCCGCACCGCCGAGCTATACGCGTATGTATCACTATTTTCCAGCACACCTGAGTCCGCACCCGTTCTGCTATTATCCTCccgcaccaccaccaccactgcCACCGCAACCACCGCCACCACagcaagccgcaccgcccacGCTCACGCCGTTGACCCTCAAACAGTTGGGCAACTCGCTAACCTCCATGACACAAGCGGCGCAATTGGCCAAAACGTTGCGCTATGCGCCAG GCATGTTTATACGACCCGACGAAACGAATCTCTACACGACGCTGGAGCCCACGTTGAGCAGCAACCCGAATGTGTACTTCCAGCGCAGCGGGGCCGTTCATCCCGGCATACTGTACTGA
- the LOC108017616 gene encoding uncharacterized protein isoform X2 → MAGRRHLLLVLLLVLQLIATTPASRSLSVNGNNIWRRVRLVTSQETDRNAYQVLKPSSRNATSTSSTTSTSTSTSTTTSTTTTTPAAPHSQRSAKQLDLNFPGGNVSSAARLEMSTEFFVVPTLSSSSSSSTTSSTTAATPRRSLGAKARAAGTTGRAPPGGHSNSTPPSIVSTHLPFAGLRKEPWVVPVLVLATLTMLMMAAFEIFVLFKAWRTSPSRRHLFLGQMLLLGLFACASLGAVITAQPTLLSCGAIRFGVGVSYALVFAALLVKCVFLISLNGGVYLPAPYQGLLLLFALLIQVAIGGQWLLTQPPEVYTTSVPVMGSGFLSTTVASQTNYSALFYPTSYTTLDGTPEIYTRIAAVSTVLIPLCKTQFSELLFSLIYIVFLIVFIAVLAIKSRGIRDNYREATYIGLAIGGAIPIWLGWMLCGLAVAERHKDACVAFGLVATSATVFLVMFMPKGRQLAAMGKEGLYVEDREEQFSSLSRAGSGYSPSFFHFKPIKYGVMSGCGLPNSASNTGQGLSSKHCSSANNGGAHLSPHPFCYYPPAPPPPLPPQPPPPQQAAPPTLTPLTLKQLGNSLTSMTQAAQLAKTLRYAPGMFIRPDETNLYTTLEPTLSSNPNVYFQRSGAVHPGILY, encoded by the exons ATGGCCGGCAGACGCCACCTGCTGCTCGTCCTGCTGCTGGTCCTGCAGCTGATCGCCACCACGCCGGCGTCGCGGAGCCTCAGCGTGAATGGCAACAACATTTGGCGGCGGGTGCGCCTGGTGACCAGCCAGGAGACCGACCGCAACGCCTACCAGGTGCTCAAGCCGAGTAGCCGGAATGCCACCAGTACCAGCTCCACCACAAGTACCAGTACCAGTACGAGTaccaccaccagcaccaccaccaccactcCGGCAGCTCCCCATTCCCAGCGTTCTGCCAAACAATTGGATCTCAACTTTCCGGGCGGCAATGTCTCGAGTGCCGCCCGCCTGGAAATGTCCACGGAATTCTTTGTGGTGCCCACGCTGTCCTCCAGTAGTTCCAGCAGCACCACTTCCAGCACCACGGCAGCCACGCCACGGCGTAGTTTGGGGGCCAAGGCGCGGGCAGCCGGCACCACCGGACGGGCGCCTCCGGGGGGCCACTCCAACAGCACCCCGCCCAGCATAGTGTCCACCCACCTGCCCTTCGCAGGACTGCGGAAGGAGCCGTGGGTGGTGCCCGTGCTGGTTCTGGCCACCCTCACCATGCTCATGATGGCCGCCTTCGAGATCTTCGTGCTCTTCAAGGCCTGGCGGACGTCGCCCTCGCGGCGACACCTCTTCCTGGGCCAGATGCTGCTCCTCGGGCTGTTCGCCTGCGCCAGCTTGGGGGCCGTCATCACGGCGCAGCCCACGCTGCTCAGCTGCGGGGCAATCCGCTTCGGGGTGGGCGTGTCCTACGCCCTGGTCTTCGCCGCCCTGCTGGTCAAGTGCGTCTTCCTGATCAGCCTGAACGGAGGCGTCTACCTGCCGGCGCCCTACCAGGGCCTGCTGCTCCTCTTCGCGCTGCTCATCCAGGTGGCCATCGGGGGTCAGTGGCTGCTCACCCAGCCACCGGAGGTGTACACCACGAGTGTGCCCGTCATGGGCAGCGGCTTCCTGAGCACCACCGTGGCCTCGCAGACCAACTACTCGGCGCTGTTCTACCCCACGTCCTACACCACGCTGGACGGCACTCCGGAGATCTACACCCGGATAGCGGCGGTCAGCACCGTGCTGATCCCGCTCTGCAAGACCCAGTTCTCGGAGCTGCTCTTCTCGCTGATCTACATCGTCTTCCTGATCGTCTTCATCGCTGTGCTGGCCATCAAGTCGCGGGGCATCCGGGACAACTACCGGGAGGCCACCTACATCGGCCTGGCCATCGGGGGAGCCATCCCCATCTGGCTGGGATGGATGCTGTGCGGACTGGCCGTGGCCGAGCGGCACAAGGACGCCTGCGTGGCCTTTGGCCTGGTGGCCACCTCCGCCACCGTCTTCCTGGTGATGTTCATGCCCAAGGGACGGCAGCTGGCGGCCATGGGCAAGGAGGGCCTCTACGTGGAGGACCGCGAGGAGCAGTTCAGCTCGCTGAGCCGCGCCGGGTCCGGCTACTCGCCCTCGTTCTTCCACTTCAAGCCCATCAAGTACGGCGTGATGAGTGGCTGCGGACTGCCCAACTCGGCCTCCAACACGGGCCAGGGACTCAGCTCCAAGCACTGCTCCAGTGCCAACAACGGAGGTG CACACCTGAGTCCGCACCCGTTCTGCTATTATCCTCccgcaccaccaccaccactgcCACCGCAACCACCGCCACCACagcaagccgcaccgcccacGCTCACGCCGTTGACCCTCAAACAGTTGGGCAACTCGCTAACCTCCATGACACAAGCGGCGCAATTGGCCAAAACGTTGCGCTATGCGCCAG GCATGTTTATACGACCCGACGAAACGAATCTCTACACGACGCTGGAGCCCACGTTGAGCAGCAACCCGAATGTGTACTTCCAGCGCAGCGGGGCCGTTCATCCCGGCATACTGTACTGA